A single genomic interval of Azospirillum sp. TSA2s harbors:
- a CDS encoding response regulator, translated as MHHILVVDDNQEIRDLLGRILRKHDLKVSTARDGYEMRECLKNGPVDLIVLDLMLPGDDGMKLCRELRVGSAVPIIMLSAMGEETDRIVGLEMGADDYMTKPFSPRELLSRIKAVLRRTGAADGHPKQPASADRIMRFAGWTVDLVRRELRSPDDVLVDLTGGEYDLLVAFLENPHHTLSRDRLLDITRNRAALPFDRAIDIQVSRLRRKIEAGPEQSMIKTVRGVGYVFSGPVERG; from the coding sequence ATGCACCACATCCTCGTCGTCGACGACAATCAGGAGATCCGCGACCTCTTGGGCCGTATCCTGCGCAAGCACGACCTGAAGGTCAGCACTGCCCGCGACGGCTATGAGATGCGCGAATGCCTGAAGAATGGGCCTGTCGACCTGATCGTGCTTGACCTGATGCTGCCGGGTGATGACGGAATGAAGCTCTGTCGAGAGCTGCGTGTGGGCTCGGCGGTCCCGATCATCATGCTGAGCGCGATGGGTGAAGAGACTGATCGCATCGTCGGGTTGGAGATGGGTGCCGACGACTACATGACCAAGCCGTTCAGCCCCCGTGAGCTCCTCAGCCGCATCAAGGCGGTGCTGCGCCGGACCGGCGCGGCCGACGGCCATCCGAAGCAGCCGGCCTCCGCCGACCGCATCATGCGCTTTGCTGGCTGGACGGTTGATCTGGTTCGCCGCGAGCTGCGGTCCCCCGACGACGTGCTGGTCGACCTGACGGGCGGCGAATACGATCTGTTGGTCGCTTTTCTGGAGAATCCCCACCACACCCTGTCGCGTGACCGGCTGCTGGACATTACCCGCAACCGGGCGGCGTTGCCCTTCGACCGGGCGATCGATATCCAGGTCAGCCGGTTGCGCCGCAAGATCGAAGCGGGACCGGAGCAGTCCATGATCAAGACGGTGCGTGGCGTCGGCTACGTGTTCTCGGGCCCGGTGGAGCGGGGGTGA
- a CDS encoding TolC family protein, translating to MTDTHRTRLARALLTMTAALLIGSGAAAAVEPNTDIARFIETARRMNPEVAATALETDAATARIASAGALDDPKFKVELELPRSGPGYLPRYRAGQELYQVRQMFPLWGKRDLKQEIAAADSRKAATAQAEVANQIAYRVKVAYAEYHAAHLAADETRKLLGTVRRLSDLARARYAQGPGKQQDITGANAEAGALTAELARMDADRHRAQVRLNGLLARSPETPLPAKPLPRPVPPLETLPADALVDRARSDFPAVRAQLAQIDSADGSRRLAEKNGYPDVELGLGAIRRDGRFDGYQAMVEVNIPLYADRRQAEQREAASMAGAARAKLEQIRLDVATDVHEAYAMLAALKERKRIVREITLPQARIALEAATRGYELSREEFANLLQAEQTLRRALVEYVNVTFEEQVRLAEIERLVGGEL from the coding sequence ATGACCGACACACACCGCACACGCCTGGCGCGCGCACTCCTCACCATGACCGCCGCCCTGCTGATCGGCAGCGGGGCCGCGGCAGCGGTGGAGCCGAACACCGACATCGCCCGCTTCATCGAGACCGCCCGGCGCATGAACCCTGAGGTCGCGGCAACGGCCCTGGAGACCGACGCTGCGACCGCGCGCATCGCGTCCGCCGGAGCGCTCGACGATCCCAAGTTCAAGGTCGAGCTCGAATTGCCGCGTAGCGGTCCCGGCTACCTGCCGCGCTACCGCGCCGGCCAGGAGCTCTATCAGGTCCGCCAGATGTTCCCGCTGTGGGGCAAGCGCGACCTGAAGCAGGAGATCGCCGCAGCGGACAGCCGCAAGGCCGCCACGGCCCAGGCCGAGGTCGCCAACCAAATCGCTTACCGCGTCAAGGTCGCCTACGCCGAGTACCACGCAGCGCATCTCGCGGCCGACGAGACGCGCAAGCTGCTCGGGACCGTCCGGCGTCTGTCCGATCTGGCGCGCGCCCGTTACGCCCAGGGACCAGGCAAGCAACAGGACATCACCGGCGCCAACGCCGAAGCCGGCGCGCTCACTGCCGAACTCGCGCGGATGGATGCCGACCGCCACCGCGCCCAGGTTCGGCTGAACGGTCTGCTGGCCCGCTCGCCCGAGACGCCCTTGCCGGCGAAGCCCCTGCCGCGGCCGGTGCCGCCGCTTGAGACGCTGCCGGCCGACGCGCTGGTAGACCGCGCGCGCTCCGACTTCCCGGCGGTGCGCGCCCAGCTTGCGCAGATCGATTCGGCCGACGGGAGCCGCCGCCTCGCCGAGAAGAATGGCTACCCCGACGTCGAACTGGGCCTTGGCGCCATACGGCGCGACGGCCGCTTCGACGGCTATCAGGCGATGGTCGAGGTCAATATTCCGCTCTATGCCGACCGCCGCCAGGCCGAGCAGCGGGAGGCGGCCTCGATGGCCGGCGCGGCGCGGGCGAAGCTGGAGCAAATCCGCCTCGATGTCGCGACGGACGTGCATGAAGCCTACGCCATGCTGGCCGCCCTCAAGGAGCGCAAGCGCATCGTGCGGGAGATTACCCTGCCGCAGGCGCGCATCGCTCTGGAAGCCGCCACCCGCGGCTATGAACTGTCGCGCGAGGAATTCGCCAACCTCCTGCAGGCGGAGCAGACACTGCGCCGCGCGCTGGTCGAATACGTGAACGTGACATTCGAGGAGCAGGTCCGGCTTGCCGAGATCGAGCGCCTGGTCGGAGGTGAACTGTGA
- a CDS encoding efflux RND transporter periplasmic adaptor subunit — MAGTIAAGTPAFAQSAGGTGHASHGAPAEAQSAGSGKILYYRNPMGLSDTSPVPKKDSMGMDYVPVYEGKDTPAQAATPAPNAAGPRKIQYYRNPMGLPDTSPVPKKDPMGMDYVPVYEGEDSASGTVTISPDKVQKLGVRTDTATRRAISRQVRAVGTVQVDERRLFIVAPKFEAWIERLLVDTTGDTVRKGQPLMEVYSPELVLAQQEYLVARQGGAQLAEASLQRLRNLDVPEEEIERLRKTGKASRTLSYRAAADGVVLEKSAVRGMRFMPGEALYRIADLSNVWLVADVFEQDLGYVKLGQEVDVTVNSLPGRTFTGKVSFVYPTLTAESRTGKVRVELPNIDGLLKPNLYATVHLNADLGAMTGLAVPDSALLDTGKRQAVLVEIGEGRYEPRDVKAGARTDGFVQILAGLEEGERVVVRANFLIDSESNLRAALSAFGGGGGQHQHQ; from the coding sequence ATGGCCGGCACCATCGCCGCCGGAACGCCGGCCTTCGCGCAATCTGCCGGTGGAACCGGCCATGCCAGCCATGGCGCTCCCGCCGAGGCACAGTCCGCCGGATCGGGGAAGATCCTGTACTACCGCAACCCCATGGGTCTGTCCGACACATCCCCAGTTCCGAAGAAGGACAGCATGGGGATGGATTACGTGCCAGTCTACGAGGGAAAGGATACTCCGGCGCAGGCGGCCACGCCGGCGCCGAATGCGGCAGGTCCACGCAAGATCCAGTACTACCGCAACCCGATGGGCCTCCCGGACACCTCCCCGGTGCCGAAGAAGGACCCGATGGGCATGGACTACGTGCCCGTCTATGAGGGTGAGGACAGTGCGTCGGGCACCGTCACCATCAGCCCCGACAAGGTCCAGAAGCTTGGCGTGCGCACCGACACGGCGACGCGGCGGGCGATCTCCCGCCAAGTGCGGGCGGTCGGCACCGTGCAGGTGGACGAGCGCCGTCTCTTCATCGTCGCGCCGAAGTTCGAGGCCTGGATCGAGAGACTGCTGGTCGACACCACCGGTGACACGGTCCGCAAGGGCCAGCCGCTGATGGAGGTCTACAGTCCCGAACTGGTCCTGGCCCAGCAGGAATACCTCGTCGCCCGCCAGGGCGGCGCCCAACTCGCCGAGGCATCACTGCAGCGCCTGCGCAACCTCGACGTCCCCGAGGAGGAGATCGAGCGGTTGCGCAAGACTGGCAAGGCGTCGCGGACGCTGAGCTACCGCGCGGCGGCCGACGGCGTGGTGTTGGAAAAGTCGGCCGTGCGGGGCATGCGCTTCATGCCCGGCGAAGCGCTCTACCGCATCGCCGACCTGTCGAACGTCTGGCTGGTCGCCGACGTGTTCGAACAGGACCTCGGCTACGTCAAGCTGGGCCAGGAGGTCGACGTCACCGTCAACTCCCTGCCGGGCAGGACCTTCACCGGCAAGGTCAGCTTCGTCTACCCGACCCTGACGGCCGAGAGTCGCACCGGCAAGGTGCGGGTTGAGTTGCCCAACATTGACGGCCTGCTCAAGCCGAACCTCTACGCCACTGTGCATCTGAATGCCGACCTCGGCGCCATGACTGGGCTGGCCGTGCCGGACTCCGCCTTGCTCGACACCGGCAAACGGCAAGCGGTCCTGGTGGAGATCGGCGAGGGTCGCTACGAGCCGCGGGACGTGAAGGCCGGCGCCCGCACCGACGGCTTCGTCCAGATCCTGGCCGGGCTGGAGGAAGGCGAGCGCGTGGTGGTGCGCGCGAACTTCCTGATCGACTCCGAAAGCAACCTGCGTGCAGCCCTGAGCGCCTTCGGCGGCGGCGGCGGCCAGCACCAGCACCAATAA